The stretch of DNA GAATATGTCCCGAAAATGGCAAAGCTGCAAAAGACGACCGTCAGTACAGTGAGTTCACGGACTGAATGGTTTTCCTTCTGAAGAATTTCCTTGAAGCCTTTGATTTTGGTCAAGAAGAACAGGATGATCAATAGCAAGGCAGCACGCTCAAATATCGATATGATCATTTCCAATGTTGAATGCATAGGTGTAATCCCTTTCATATGTATTGCTATTAGTTTATCAGAAATTTCGACTGGAAGGGAGTGGATGTGGTAATGATTGGAGAGAAGAATAATAGATTCATTTGGTTGAAAATCCGGTATGGAAATAATATGTCATAATGTATAAATAGGCTGGATTTATCTGTATGAAAGCGCTATAATTAGTATAATGAAACACTGTTCCATAATACGGAACATTAATCTGGCATCACGTTTGATGCCGTTATTTCTGAGTGTCAATGTAAGGGGTTACACCGGACTTTGGAAGGTCAGTGAAAAAAGTAAGGAGATGATGGAAGTGGAACTGCGATACGCAACTCATCCAGCTCATGCGAAGACATTCACTACGGAGGAATTGCGCAATCACTATTTGATTGAGGAGCTTTTTGTATCCGGGGAAGTAAAGCTGGTGTACAGCATGGAAGACAGGACAATTATTGGCGGTATCCAGCCAGGCGGCAGTGCCGTTGCTTTGGAAGGTTATGATGAAATCAAGGCAGATTACTTCCTGGAAAGGCGGGAAGTCGGCATTTTCAATATCGGCGGCGAGGGTACGATCACAGTCGATGGTGAAGTATATGAGATGGCAAACAAGGATTGCCTGTATATCGGCAAAGGAAAACAAGAATTGCTTTTCGCAAGCAATGAGGAAGCAAATCCAGCTAAGTTTTATCTATTTTCTGCCCCTGCACATACCTCTTATCCAACCAAGCATGCATCCTTCCGAGATATTCCGGGAGATGCCATGGGTGCAAAAGAAAGTGCGAATGAGCGTGTCATCCGCCGTATCATTCATCTTGAAGGCATCCAGAGCTGTCAAATTGCCATGGGTATCACGATTCTCGAAAGCGGCAGTGTCTGGAACAGCATGCCGACCCATACCCACAATCGCAGGATGGAGGCATATCTGTATATCGATTTGGATGAGGACGCAAGTATGTTCCATTTGATGGGCGAACCGAATGAAACGCGTCATCTTGTCATGAAGAATGAGCAAGCTGTCATATCACCGCCTTGGTCCATCCATTGCGGCAGTGCTACAAGCAATTATGCATTCATTTGGGCAATGGCTGGTGAAAACAAAACATACACCGACATGGATCAGGTGTCGATGGATGAGCTTCGCTAGAGGGGGATGAATATGAGTTTGACGGACTTTTCGATGGATTACTTTAGTTTGACTGGCAAAGTGGCGATCGTGACAGGGGGCAGCAAGGGGCTTGGTCAAGGTTATGCAGTTGCTTTGGCAAAGGCAGGTGCGGATGTTTTCGTCGTCACCCACAGAGATGATTGGGGGGAAACGAAGGCGCTGATGGAAGCAGCAGGGGGCAAGGTGCATTTTCATCAGGCTGATCTGACTGATAGAGAGCAAGTGAAACAAGTTGTGCCGAGCTGTGTGGATGTGTTCGGAAAGGTCGATATTCTCGTCAATAATGCCGGAACGATCATCCGGACGCCGCTGCTGGAGTACAGGGAAGAAGATTGGGATAAGGTGATGGACGTCAACCTGCATGCTGTTTATCTGCTGGGACAGGAAGCAGCGAAAGCGATGGCAGAACAAGGCGGCGGGAAGATCATCAATGTCGCATCCATGCTGTCGTTCCAAGGGGGTAAATTCGTACCGTCTTACACTGCCAGCAAGCATGCGGTAGCAGGATTGACCAAAGCCTTCGCCAATGAACTGGGAGCATATAATATCCAGACAAATGCGATTGCGCCGGGATACGTGGCGACTGCGAATACTGCGCCGATACGTGCTGATGAAAAAAGGAATGCGGAAATTCTGTCCCGTATACCAAGCGGGCGCTGGGCAGATCCGTCCGATTTGATGGGAGTGGTCGTATTCCTGGCAAGCCGTGCGTCCGATTATATGAATGGCCATGTCCTGGCAGTGGATGGGGGCTGGCTCGCGAGATAAGCAGGGTGGAAGTTTGCGTCGGGGCAGTTTGACGGGAAAGAGAGATTGAGAGGACTGGGAAGGTGACCAAAGATCTGGAGAATC from Terribacillus sp. FSL K6-0262 encodes:
- the kduI gene encoding 5-dehydro-4-deoxy-D-glucuronate isomerase encodes the protein MELRYATHPAHAKTFTTEELRNHYLIEELFVSGEVKLVYSMEDRTIIGGIQPGGSAVALEGYDEIKADYFLERREVGIFNIGGEGTITVDGEVYEMANKDCLYIGKGKQELLFASNEEANPAKFYLFSAPAHTSYPTKHASFRDIPGDAMGAKESANERVIRRIIHLEGIQSCQIAMGITILESGSVWNSMPTHTHNRRMEAYLYIDLDEDASMFHLMGEPNETRHLVMKNEQAVISPPWSIHCGSATSNYAFIWAMAGENKTYTDMDQVSMDELR
- the kduD gene encoding 2-dehydro-3-deoxy-D-gluconate 5-dehydrogenase KduD; amino-acid sequence: MSLTDFSMDYFSLTGKVAIVTGGSKGLGQGYAVALAKAGADVFVVTHRDDWGETKALMEAAGGKVHFHQADLTDREQVKQVVPSCVDVFGKVDILVNNAGTIIRTPLLEYREEDWDKVMDVNLHAVYLLGQEAAKAMAEQGGGKIINVASMLSFQGGKFVPSYTASKHAVAGLTKAFANELGAYNIQTNAIAPGYVATANTAPIRADEKRNAEILSRIPSGRWADPSDLMGVVVFLASRASDYMNGHVLAVDGGWLAR